A window of the Brassica oleracea var. oleracea cultivar TO1000 chromosome C1, BOL, whole genome shotgun sequence genome harbors these coding sequences:
- the LOC106298750 gene encoding ribonucleoprotein RB97D-like: MGLGLSSGNPSSVDNNSGFQQWGTTPNAQHWGTPPNAQQWGTPLNPQQWGIQSGFQQWETPPNAQRWDTPPTAQQWGAPPISHQWGTPSTAQQWSAPRPAQQWGTPPNDQQWSTLPNAQKWGTPPNAHEWGTPPNVQQWGTQPNVQQWDTPTSAQQWRRQRPNPGNGKSAGMNPNHIEYGFRWTIIMKF, encoded by the coding sequence ATGGGTTTGGGACTATCATCTGGGAATCCATCTTCTGTGGACAATAATTCTGGCTTTCAACAGTGGGGAACAACACCAAACGCACAACATTGGGGCACACCGCCAAATGCACAACAATGGGGCACACCACTAAATCCACAACAATGGGGTATACAGTCTGGTTTTCAACAGTGGGAAACACCACCAAATGCGCAAAGGTGGGACACACCACCAACTGCACAACAATGGGGCGCACCTCCAATTTCACATCAATGGGGCACACCTTCAACTGCACAGCAATGGAGCGCACCTCGACCTGCACAACAGTGGGGCACACCGCCGAATGATCAGCAATGGAGCACACTGCCGAATGCTCAGAAATGGGGCACACCACCGAATGCTCATGAATGGGGAACACCACCGAATGTTCAGCAGTGGGGTACACAACCAAATGTTCAACAGTGGGATACACCAACGAGTGCTCAACAATGGAGGCGTCAAAGACCTAATCCTGGAAATGGCAAATCAGCTGGAATGAATCCAAATCATATTGAATATGGATTTCGTTGGACGATCATCATGAAGTTTTAG
- the LOC106323276 gene encoding putative transferase At1g60990, chloroplastic: MMRMAGVSYITATATALLPCFYNGTILRRRSLRLRNGGSREPKLRLRCVSPSEFDFSPPPIDHDPLDTISVGGGIVSEDGVVESFDNDDEALDAFDSGVVVVDLSHFGRIRVSGDDRVHFLHNQTTANFECLSKGQGCDTVFVTPTARTIDIAHAWIMKNAIMLMVSPTTCQSIIEMLNKCIFFADKVEIKDITKQTYFFALAGPKCNQIMSKLNLGDLIGQPYGKHQHYSFDGMPITVGVGSLISDEGFTMLMSPGGAVSVWKTLLSEGAVPMGSEAWEKLRVLQGRPAPERELSKEFNVLEAGLWNSISLNKGCYKGQETIARLITYDGIKQRLCGLELSAQAEPGSTITFDGKKVGKLTSYTRGRNGSSHFGLGYIKKQAASVGTTVTIGEDISGIVAEVPYLSRQHPPTNPTS; this comes from the exons ATGATGAGGATGGCTGGCGTTAGCTATATCACCGCCACTGCTACAGCTCTGCTTCCATGTTTCTACAACGGGACCATTCTTAGACGCAGATCCCTTCGTCTCCGAAATGGTGGCTCTCGAGAACCGAAGCTTCGGCTCCGATGCGTCTCGCCTTCCGAATTTGATTTCTCGCCGCCTCCGATCGATCACGATCCCCTC GATACAATTAGTGTTGGTGGAGGGATAGTTTCAGAAGATGGTGTTGTTGAGAGTTTTGATAACGACGATGAGGCTTTGGATGCTTTTGATAGTGGAGTGGTG GTCGTGGACCTCTCGCATTTTGGCAGAATACGAG TTAGTGGAGATGACCGCGTTCATTTCCTTCACAACCAAACTACTGCAAATTTTGAATGCCTTAGCAAAGGACAG GGGTGTGACACTGTATTCGTTACCCCAACAGCAAGAACGATCGATATTGCACATGCCTGGATAATG AAAAACGCAATAATGCTAATGGTTTCTCCAACGACGTGCCAAAGCATAATTGAGATGCTAAATAA GTGTATCTTTTTTGCTGACAAAGTGGAGATCAAAGATATCACCAAGCAAACTTACTTTTTTGCTTTAGCAGGACCCAAGTGTAACCAA ATTATGTCTAAACTGAATCTGGGAGATCTTATTGGGCAGCCATATGGCAAACATCAGCATTATAGT TTCGATGGAATGCCAATTACAGTTGGGGTCGGGAGTCTTATTTCAGATGAAGGCTTTACCATGTTAATGTCACCTGGTGGTGCTGTTTCAGTCTGGAAGACTCTTCTATCTGAAGGTGCCGTTCCAATGGGTTCTGAAGCCTGGGAGAAACTTAGAGTCCTTCAAG GAAGGCCAGCACCTGAGAGAGAACTCAGCAAGGAATTCAATGTTCTGGAAGCGGGTCTGTGGAACTCAATCTCTTTGAACAAAG GATGTTATAAGGGGCAGGAGACTATCGCAAGACTTATAACATATGATGGAATCAAACAAAGGTTGTGTGGACTTGAGCTCTCTGCACAAGCAGAACCCGGCAGCACCATCACATTCGACGGGAAGAAG GTGGGGAAGCTAACTAGCTACACTAGGGGAAGAAACGGATCAAGCCATTTCGGGTTAGGGTACATCAAGAAACAAGCAGCCTCAGTTGGAACCACAGTGACTATAGGGGAAGACATTTCTGGGATAGTTGCTGAAGTCCCTTATCTATCCCGGCAACATCCTCCAACCAACCCAACTTCTTGA
- the LOC106336538 gene encoding uncharacterized protein LOC106336538 codes for MDSSSFPHGAEDNRDGVDENVDEREEDELDAPASGSRNKRKGKQRTNVAKRCKAQTTLVRSKVWEHYTRTVENNDKCKCHYCGRIMSCATTSGTSNLLKHLETCKQHIAWKQSRAPTEDQTQGVLDVEGGELKVAKISIDVFKEACNEMLVLGELPLAFIEGLAFKHFCDRLKIYTPHSRRTATREIVEMFVEKKARMRKLLNANKQRVSLTTDIWKAPTTSSSYIFFFVQSLEAQVSLKIDR; via the coding sequence ATGGATTCTTCTTCCTTTCCACATGGAGCAGAAGATAATCGTGATGGTGTTGATGAAAACGTGGATGAACGTGAAGAAGATGAACTTGATGCTCCTGCTTCAGGTTCCAGAAACAAAAGAAAAGGCAAGCAGAGAACTAACGTAGCAAAACGATGCAAGGCACAGACGACTTTGGTGAGATCAAAAGTGTGGGAACACTACACAAGAACAGTGGAGAATAATGACAAATGCAAATGTCATTATTGTGGAAGAATAATGAGTTGTGCTACTACCTCTGGAACATCTAATCTGCTAAAACATCTTGAAACATGTAAGCAGCACATCGCATGGAAACAAAGCAGAGCTCCAACCGAAGATCAAACCCAAGGTGTTCTCGATGTAGAAGGTGGTGAGTTAAAGGTTGCTAAGATATCCATAGACGTTTTTAAGGAAGCGTGTAATGAGATGCTGGTACTGGGAGAGCTACCTCTTGCTTTCATCGAGGGTTTAGCGTTTAAACATTTCTGCGACCGGCTCAAAATTTACACCCCTCACTCTAGGCGAACAGCTACACGAGAGATAGTTGAAATGTTTGTGGAAAAGAAAGCAAGAATGAGGAAATTGCTTAATGCTAATAAGCAGAGGGTCTCTCTCACGACTGACATATGGAAGGCTCCAACAACATCATCTAGCTACATTTTTTTTTTTGTTCAGAGTTTGGAAGCACAAGTTTCTTTGAAGATTGATCGTTGA